ttgatcagcattgtgaaggaTGTGCTTAACCACATCCAGCGTGGGGAATCGGTTGGCGGAACAGAGCCGGACGGCAGTGGCAAGGCAAAGAAGAAACCATTCATGACCAAGAGGGCCTACTCCTACTGGGTCACAAGGGAAGAGGGCTCCTTTGAGTGGTTCAGAGGGGTGATGAACGAGGTGGCTGAGAAGGACAAGGACGGAGTGATTGAGCTCCACAACCACTGCTCGAGCGTGTACCAAGAGGGCGATGCTCGTTCCGCGCTCATCGTCATGCTCCAGGAACTCAACCATGCCAAGAAGGGAGTTGATATTCTGTCCGGAACCAGCGTCAAGACCCACTTTGCCAGGCCTAACTGGCGAAGCGTCTTCAAGCGCATCGCGGTCAACCATGAGAACCAACGCGTCGGTACGTCTTCTCGCTGCCATTGTCATATCGATCTGGTACTAGAAATGTCGGTGACTAGTTATCATCGATCGTCTGCTAACGCACCTTAATTTAATTCTGCTTCAGGGGTTTTCTACTGCGGCGAGCCTGTTCTTGTGGCGCAGCTGCGGCAGTTGTCGGCAGACTTCACCCACAATACAAACACAAAGTTTGACTTTCACAAGGAGAATTTCTAGTTATATACGATATGTAGCTGATGTAAGAGCATGTCTATGTATGGTCTGCACAATAAGGTACAGAAATAGTAATACAGGTTTTTATTTGGACTGGTTTAGACGCTTTATCATGAGATCTTGATTACTGAACAAATCGTGAAACTGGTGACACTTTCGGCTTGCTCTGCTCTAGGCTCTAGCTCCAAAAATATCACATCTGAAAATCAACTCCGACAACAAACAATCACATCTAAAAATCAACTCCGACAACAAACAATCACATCTAAAAATCACCTTGAGCTCGGGAGGTCGATCAGACAAGCGTGAGATTCCCAGAAGAACGAACATAGCTCCATTTGGATAAGTGACAATGCAAATGCCACCTGTACCCTAGTACACAATAAGTTCATTTCACAAGGGGTTTGCTAATCAAAATAACTAAAGTACAGAGCAGTATACTACATAACCACAATAAGTACATTTGGATTAGTGACTTCACCCACAATAAGTCATTCTCCATGACAGCTGTATTTCTTCCAAGGGAATTACATAACCACAAGAATGTCGTAAGACCAACTCACTAAAGAACGTACGGTGCAAATAAAATTGCATAAAAAGGTGTCCGGTGTCGAGTTTCTAAGATGAACGAGACATTTCTGAGCGGGAGTGCATCAACGTAGCAAGGGCGGTAGGGGAATGCATGGTCTATGCCTCTAAATTGTTGGTGATGTTTCTCAGGATATATGTAGCCTCCTAGATACTGCATTCTGGAAGTCTGGAGATGATATGTACCCACCGTGTCACTAAATTTGAGAAGAAGCGCATCCTTGTGCGGATGGAATCCGACAATACTGCAGCCCCACCCCCAAAGGTCTTCGTCTGGAACTGTAATGTTATCATAGTCAATGAAGTTGTGTTTGTCCGAGTTCCATGAGTAGTCGGAACCGTCTCTACTCTCcaattcctcctcctcctcctcctcatcatcaccatcctcatcttcatcctcgtcgtcgccatcgtcgtcgtcgtcgtcatcatcatcatcatcatcatccacaTAGCTATCTTGTTTTTCCTTCTCTTCACCTTGtgtctcatcatcatcatagtcgtcgttgtcatcatcatcatcaacatagCTAGTTTGTTCTTCCTTCTCACCACCTTGTGTCTTGTCATCATTATCTTCTTGTTCATCCTCTACATCTTGTGCCTCGTCATAGTTATCTTCGTCCTCTTCCTCTCCACCATCCTCGTAGTCTCCGGTCCCGTCATCGCAATCATCATCACTATTGCCATCTTCGAATAGGCTGATTAAGTCTTTGTTGCCTTCAGCCAATTCCCATGTCATCCTTGGTTCCATCCTCGGTTCACTACTAAGATATTTCATCATACGGTCATGCTCTTTGAGGTCGGCACGGTGTGCCAATGTCCATCCCAACTGATCATCGGCCGACTCCATTAGATCCCATACTTCAAGCAGCAAATCATTGACCACCGCATAGCGGATCCCTCTATTGCAACTCCCTAAGTACCTCGTTGGCAGTGCCCATTGACGCAATCTCTTGCGGCCATAAGGATGCCCTGGAAGCTGAACCATCTGGTATGTCCCCTCCGAGCAACGCAGGATCATGAGGACATCACTATGGCAGTGGACGTAGAGTGAGCCATGCCAGTACTCGGCCGACCACCACGTGCGCAGATCCTTACAGCGCGGCGTGGTCACCACATCGTATAGGTTTCCTGAGGCGCATCGCCCTGGCGTGAACTTGCGGCTCTCCCACTGGCCTGTCCGTGAAGAGAACACCAACACGTGGAACACATTCTCCTTGGGCACCTTTGGGTTGGGCTCTTCCTTAGATTCAGAGAATGGTTTGTCTTCTCCAAACAAGTTGGGTAGCCACGTGTCCTCCCAATCGATCCAGCACGGGCATGGTCGACGTTTGGCGCGTGGCCACTCATCTTCCTCGTCGTTGCGATCTAGCTTTTCTGTGGGTAAGAAGAACACCTCGTGGTGCCGCGACACGGCCGGGTCAAAGGCGAGGAACATGCCCTCGACGCTGCACGGCCAGCGCGTCGGCGGACATGGCAGGCGGGCATATCGTGACGTGGCTGGGTTGCACACGTAGGGAACCATGTTAGGATGGAAGTAGCGCTTCCCCGTGACGAGGAGCAAGCCGTTGCAGTGCTGCTTCACAAGGCAATCCCAATGGTCCCAGAAGAGACGCCGGTAGCCGGGCACGTGGGCGTCGGCCGACTGCGATGGCGGCGGGCCGAAGAAGGCGAAGTCGGGGTCGTAGCCGTTGTAGGTGGCGAAGACGCCGGGGAACTCGCGCGGGAAtacctgcgggaggaggagggcGTGGGTGTGATCGGCCACGAGGTCGCGCCACGCGCGGCAGACGCACCGGGACACGGCAAGGGCGCGGCCGGGGAGGCGCCTGAGGATCTCGAGGAGGAGGTCGCTGGGGAGGGCTACGCCGTTGCCGTCCATCACGCCGACGGGGTCGCACGTGAAACTCGCGGTGGCTGGCGCTGACACGAGGCGATCTCGGGTGCAAGGAAGAGAGGAATAATAGGATCTAGCGACAGAgtatttttttttttgagggatcTAGCGCTAGAGTTGTATACAAGCGTATCGCTCAATACGAACTGTAATCGTAGTGGGCATTGCtttttttttttcgtttttgaTTTGAGGCACGTAGTGGGCATAGCTGCCTTGTATAGGACCGTCTCACCCTGTGAAAAAACGGGAACTCCTATTCGGTGCTTCAGGCGCCGATAGTTTTTTTTTAGACAATCTCGCAAAATTTTAAAAAACGGGAGCTCCTATTCGGGGCTTTAGGCGCTTATAGTTCTTTTAGACAATCTCGTAAAATTTTATTAAACCATCACAATGTTTACAGGGATAAAAGACAATCCACCAGACTGACCTGACAAAATATGGCAGCCAGCCCCAAAAGATAACGCATGTGCTTCTGCATTGGAACTCCTAAATTCATGAAGTATATATTACATGCAATAAAACATCAGAATGTTCCTTGATCTCCTCAATAATTGGCCCATATGTAGCAAGTAGCAACACCTCCCTGCTAAATTTCATCGACAACCACCTTGAAATTAGAGGCGACATGTATATGCTGCAAGTTGAGATCCTCTGCCAGATCGAGGGCCTCTCGTACAGCTAGCGCTTCGAGCGTAGTTAGATCGCTGATTCTGGTAAACACAACGCCGAGGCTCCCAGGAAAGCTCCTGTGTGGTCCCTGCTTATGGCGCCCACTGCTCCATATCTTCCAGCTCTATCAACCACAGCACAATGTTTACTTTAGAGGTAATTCCTTGGGTACGCCTGTAGATCATGAAACGCTCGCAACTGGGCTAGATATTCAAGGCTTGATCAGTTGAGTTCACCCAAGTAAGGATGTTATGAATCCGTTTATAGCCCGAGGGCTTTAAAAAATGCCTTCATGGAGAGCTTCTCTTCGTTTGACATGTACTAGATTCCCTAAACTTATGATCGATGGACCGTATGGTGCGCCAGCACAAGATTACCGGGAATATGATGTGTTGTTGCTCATCGGACTTGGCATCGGAGCCACCCCtttgatcagcattgtgaaggaTGTGCTTAACCACATCCAGCGTGGGGAATCGGTTGGCGGAACAGAGCCGGACGGCAGTGGCAAGGCAAAGAAGAAACCATTCATGACCAAGAGGGCCTACTCCTACTGGGTCACAAGGGAAGAGGGCTCCTTTGAGTGGTTCAGAGGGGTGATGAACGAGGTGGCTGAGAAGGACAAGGACGGAGTGATTGAGCTCCACAACCACTGCTCGAGCGTGTACCAAGAGGGCGATGCTCGTTCCGCGCTCATCGTCATGCTCCAGGAACTCAACCATGCCAAGAAGGGAGTTGATATTCTGTCCGGAACCAGCGTCAAGACCCACTTTGCCAGGCCTAACTGGCGAAGCGTCTTCAAGCGCATCGCGGTCAACCATGAGAACCAACGCGTCGGTACGTCTTCTCGCTGCCATTGTCATATCGATCTGGTACTAGAAATGTCGGTGACTAGTTATCATCGATCGTCTGCTAACGCACCTTAATTTAATTCTGCTTCAGGGGTTTTCTACTGCGGCGAGCCTGTTCTTGTGGCGCAGCTGCGGCAGTTGTCGGCAGACTTCACCCACAATACAAACACAAAGTTTGACTTTCACAAGGAGAATTTCTAGTTATATACGATATGTAGCTGATGTAAGAGCATGTCTATGTATGGTCTGCACAATAAGGTACAGAAATAGTAATACAGGTTTTTATTTGGACTGGTTTAGACGCTTTATCATGAGATCTTGATTACTGAACAAATCGTGAAACTGGTGACACTTTCGGCTTGCTCTGCTCTAGGCTCTAGCTCCAAAAATATCACATCTGAAAATCAACTCCGACAACAAACAATCACATCTAAAAATCAACTCCGACAACAAACAATCACATCTAAAAATCACCTTGAGCTCGGGAGGTCGATCAGACAAGCGTGAGATTCCCAGAAGAACGAACATAGCTCCATTTGGATAAGTGACAATGCAAATGCCACCTGTACCCTAGTACACAATAAGTTCATTTCACAAGGGGTTTGCTAATCAAAATAACTAAAGTACAGAGCAGTATACTACATAACCACAATAAGTACATTTGGATTAGTGACTTCACCCACAATAAGTCATTCTCCATGACAGCTGTATTTCTTCCAAGGGAATTACATAACCACAAGAATGTCGTAAGACCAACTCACTAAAGAACGTACGGTGCAAATAAAATTGCATAAAAAGGTGTCCGGTGTCGAGTTTCTAAGATGAACGAGACATTTCTGAGCGGGAGTGCATCAACGTAGCAAGGGCGGTAGGGGAATGCATGGTCTATGCCTCTAAATTGTTGGTGATGTTTCTCAGGATATATGTAGCCTCCTAGATACTGCATTCTGGAAGTCTGGAGATGATATGTACCCACCGTGTCACTAAATTTGAGAAGAAGCGCATCCTTGTGCGGATGGAATCCGACAATACTGCAGCCCCACCCCCAAAGGTCTTCGTCTGGAACTGTAATGTTATCATAGTCAATGAAGTTGTGTTTGTCCGAGTTCCATGAGTAGTCGGAACCGTCTCTACTCTCcaattcctcctcctcctcctcctcatcatcaccatcctcatcttcatcctcgtcgtcgccatcgtcgtcgtcgtcgtcatcatcatcatcatcatcatccacaTAGCTATCTTGTTTTTCCTTCTCTTCACCTTGtgtctcatcatcatcatagtcgtcgttgtcatcatcatcatcaacatagCTAGTTTGTTCTTCCTTCTCACCACCTTGTGTCTTGTCATCATTATCTTCTTGTTCATCCTCTACATCTTGTGCCTCGTCATAGTTATCTTCGTCCTCTTCCTCTCCACCATCCTCGTAGTCTCCGGTCCCGTCATCGCAATCATCATCACTATTGCCATCTTCGAATAGGCTGATTAAGTCTTTGTTGCCTTCAGCCAATTCCCATGTCATCCTTGGTTCCATCCTCGGTTCACTACTAAGATATTTCATCATACGGTCATGCTCTTTGAGGTCGGCACGGTGTGCCAATGTCCATCCCAACTGATCATCGGCCGACTCCATTAGATCCCATACTTCAAGCAGCAAATCATTGACCACCGCATAGCGGATCCCTCTATTGCAACTCCCTAAGTACCTCGTTGGCAGTGCCCATTGACGCAATCTCTTGCGGCCATAAGGATGCCCTGGAAGCTGAACCATCTGGTATGTCCCCTCCGAGCAACGCAGGATCATGAGGACATCACTATGGCAGTGGACGTAGAGTGAGCCATGCCAGTACTCGGCCGACCACCACGTGCGCAGATCCTTACAGCGCGGCGTGGTCACCACATCGTATAGGTTTCCTGAGGCGCATCGCCCTGGCGTGAACTTGCGGCTCTCCCACTGGCCTGTCCGTGAAGAGAACACCAACACGTGGAACACATTCTCCTTGGGCACCTTTGGGTTGGGCTCTTCCTTAGATTCAGAGAATGGTTTGTCTTCTCCAAACAAGTTGGGTAGCCACGTGTCCTCCCAATCGATCCAGCACGGGCATGGTCGACGTTTGGCGCGTGGCCACTCATCTTCCTCGTCGTTGCGATCTAGCTTTTCTGTGGGTAAGAAGAACACCTCGTGGTGCCGCGACACGGCCGGGTCAAAGGCGAGGAACATGCCCTCGACGCTGCACGGCCAGCGCGTCGGCGGACATGGCAGGCGGGCATATCGTGACGTGGCTGGGTTGCACACGTAGGGAACCATGTTAGGATGGAAGTAGCGCTTCCCCGTGACGAGGAGCAAGCCGTTGCAGTGCTGCTTCACAAGGCAATCCCAATGGTCCCAGAAGAGACGCCGGTAGCCGGGCACGTGGGCGTCGGCCGACTGCGATGGCGGCGGGCCGAAGAAGGCGAAGTCGGGGTCGTAGCCGTTGTAGGTGGCGAAGACGCCGGGGAACTCGCGCGGGAAtacctgcgggaggaggagggcGTGGGTGTGATCGGCCACGAGGTCGCGCCACGCGCGGCAGACGCACCGGGACACGGCAAGGGCGCGGCCGGGGAGGCGCCTGAGGATCTCGAGGAGGAGGTCGCTGGGGAGGGCTACGCCGTTGCCGTCCATCACGCCGACGGGGTCGCACGTGAAACTCGCGGTGGCTGGCGCTGACACGAGGCGATCTCGGGTGCAAGGAAGAGAGGAATAATAGGATCTAGCGACAGAgtatttttttttttgagggatcTAGCGCTAGAGTTGTATACAAGCGTATCGCTCAATACGAACTGTAATCGTAGTGGGCATTGCtttttttttttcgtttttgaTTTGAGGCACGTAGTGGGCATAGCTGCCTTGTATAGGACCGTCTCACCCTGTGAAAAAACGGGAACTCCTATTCGGTGCTTCAGGCGCCGATAGTTTTTTTTTAGACAATCTCGCAAAATTTTAAAAAACGGGAGCTCCTATTCGGGGCTTTAGGCGCTTATAGTTCTTTTAGACAATCTCGTAAAATTTTATTAAACCATCACAATGTTTACAGGGATAAAAGACAATCCACCAGACTGACCTGACAAAATATGGCAGCCAGCCCCAAAAGATAACGCATGTGCTTCTGCATTGGAACTCCTAAATTCATGAAGTATATATTACATGAAATAAAACATCAGAATGTTCCTTGATCTCCTCAATAATTGGCCCATATGTAGCAAGTAGCAACACCTCCCTGCTAAATTTCATCGACAACCACCTTGAAATTAGAGGCGACATGTATATGCTGCAAGTTGAGATCCTCTGCCAGATCGAGGGCCTCTCGTACAGCTAGCGCTTCGAGCGTAGTTAGATCGCTGATTCTGGTAAACACAACGCCGAGGCTCCCAGGAAAGCTCCTGTGTGGTCCCTGCTTATGGCGCCCACTGCTCCATATCTTCCAGCTCTATCAACCACAGCACAATGTTTACTTTAGAGGTAATTCCTTGGGTACGCCTGTAGATCATGAAACGCTCGCAACTGGGCTAGATATTCAAGGCTTGATCAGTTGAGTTCACCCAAGTAAGGATGTTATGAATCCGTTTATAGCCCGAGGGCTTTAAAAAATGCCTTCATGGAGAGCTTCTCTTCGTTTGACATGTACTAGATTCCCTAAACTTATGATCGATGGACCGTATGGTGCGCCAGCACAAGATTACCGGGAATATGATGTGTTGTTGCTCATCGGACTTGGCATCGGAGCCACCCCtttgatcagca
This genomic window from Aegilops tauschii subsp. strangulata cultivar AL8/78 chromosome 4, Aet v6.0, whole genome shotgun sequence contains:
- the LOC141021400 gene encoding respiratory burst oxidase homolog protein B-like produces the protein MPSWRASLRLTCTRFPKLMIDGPYGAPAQDYREYDVLLLIGLGIGATPLISIVKDVLNHIQRGESVGGTEPDGSGKAKKKPFMTKRAYSYWVTREEGSFEWFRGVMNEVAEKDKDGVIELHNHCSSVYQEGDARSALIVMLQELNHAKKGVDILSGTSVKTHFARPNWRSVFKRIAVNHENQRVGVFYCGEPVLVAQLRQLSADFTHNTNTKFDFHKENF
- the LOC141021401 gene encoding respiratory burst oxidase homolog protein B-like; translation: MPSWRASLRLTCTRFPKLMIDGPYGAPAQDYREYDVLLLIGLGIGATPLISIVKDVLNHIQRGESVGGTEPDGSGKAKKKPFMTKRAYSYWVTREEGSFEWFRGVMNEVAEKDKDGVIELHNHCSSVYQEGDARSALIVMLQELNHAKKGVDILSGTSVKTHFARPNWRSVFKRIAVNHENQRVGVFYCGEPVLVAQLRQLSADFTHNTNTKFDFHKENF